In Kangiella profundi, one DNA window encodes the following:
- the murA gene encoding UDP-N-acetylglucosamine 1-carboxyvinyltransferase, whose product MDKLLIKDAGALDGSIKISGAKNAALPILMGALLVDGVTTIGNLPHLNDVTTTLELMGRLGAKLTIDDKFNVEIDSRNIHSHEAPYELVKTMRASILVLGPLLARFGEAVVSLPGGCAIGSRPVNLHIEGMREMGADIEVEAGYVKAKSDGRLKGAKIVMEMVSVGATENLIMAAALADGTSVIENAAREPEVVDLANFLNSMGAKISGAGTSEITIEGVERLHSGHHDVLPDRIETGTYLVAAAMTRGRIRCRNTDPNILDAVLVKLKEAGAEVTTGDDWIELDMHGKRPKAVNIKTAPYPGFPTDMQAQFCAMNAVAEGTGTITETIFENRFMHVLEMQRMGADIAIEGNTAICRGVEQLSGAQVMATDLRASASLVLAGLCADGETLVDRIYHIDRGYETIEEKLQNLGASIKRIG is encoded by the coding sequence ATGGATAAATTACTGATTAAAGATGCTGGCGCCCTTGATGGCTCGATAAAAATTTCGGGTGCTAAGAACGCTGCATTGCCAATATTAATGGGGGCCTTGCTGGTTGATGGCGTGACCACCATCGGCAATCTTCCGCATTTAAATGATGTCACAACTACACTTGAGTTGATGGGACGTCTGGGCGCTAAGTTAACCATTGATGACAAGTTCAATGTAGAAATTGACAGTCGCAACATCCATAGCCATGAAGCTCCTTATGAGTTGGTAAAAACCATGCGTGCTTCAATCTTGGTGTTGGGTCCGCTTCTGGCGCGATTTGGTGAGGCGGTGGTGTCATTACCGGGTGGCTGTGCTATCGGTTCGCGCCCAGTTAACCTGCATATAGAAGGGATGCGCGAAATGGGCGCTGACATAGAAGTGGAAGCGGGCTACGTTAAAGCCAAATCAGATGGTCGCTTGAAAGGCGCTAAAATTGTTATGGAAATGGTCAGTGTCGGTGCTACCGAGAATTTGATCATGGCCGCCGCTTTGGCCGATGGCACCTCAGTGATTGAAAACGCAGCGCGTGAACCTGAAGTGGTCGATTTAGCTAACTTCTTAAATAGCATGGGCGCGAAAATCAGCGGTGCCGGAACCTCTGAAATTACTATTGAGGGTGTTGAGCGTTTACACAGCGGACATCACGACGTATTGCCTGATCGAATTGAAACTGGTACTTACCTGGTTGCTGCAGCAATGACTCGTGGTCGTATCCGTTGCAGAAACACCGATCCGAATATTCTGGACGCTGTGCTAGTTAAGCTGAAAGAAGCTGGCGCAGAGGTCACTACCGGTGATGACTGGATTGAACTTGATATGCATGGTAAACGTCCTAAAGCAGTAAACATCAAGACCGCGCCTTATCCTGGCTTCCCAACAGACATGCAGGCGCAGTTCTGTGCCATGAATGCAGTGGCAGAAGGGACAGGCACAATCACCGAAACTATTTTTGAAAACCGTTTCATGCACGTTCTTGAAATGCAGCGTATGGGTGCTGATATTGCGATTGAGGGTAATACCGCCATCTGTCGTGGCGTTGAGCAGCTTTCCGGTGCTCAAGTCATGGCCACCGATTTGCGCGCTTCAGCCAGTCTTGTCCTGGCTGGTTTGTGTGCGGACGGTGAAACCTTAGTGGACAGGATTTATCATATTGATCGCGGTTACGAGACCATAGAAGAGAAGCTTCAGAATTTGGGTGCTTCGATTAAACGAATCGGTTAA
- a CDS encoding KpsF/GutQ family sugar-phosphate isomerase, whose protein sequence is MTDSNLEQQILHSAERVISIESNAVADLKQQLDQTFVAACTKLLACQAKVVVIGMGKSGHIGSKMAATLASTGTPAFFVHPAEASHGDLGMIGEQDVVIALSNSGETHEVTALLPVIKRRGIELISITSNDNSSLAKASDIHIKVQVEQEACPHNLAPTASTTAVLALGDAIAVSLLEARGFTPDDFALSHPGGSLGKRLIMQVNDLMHSGDAFPSVKPNISIRNALFEMTDKRMGMTTVTDEQGNLLGIFTDGDLRRAFERDVDIDAPISDVMTKGCKTVKTQTLAVDAVNLMEESSITSLIVVDENSKPLGVIHMHDLLKAGVV, encoded by the coding sequence ATGACTGACTCAAATCTGGAACAGCAAATTTTACACAGTGCTGAACGTGTTATTTCTATTGAAAGTAATGCTGTGGCAGACCTCAAACAACAATTGGATCAAACCTTTGTTGCCGCCTGTACTAAATTGCTGGCCTGCCAGGCCAAAGTAGTGGTCATTGGTATGGGTAAATCAGGTCATATTGGCAGTAAGATGGCTGCAACTCTTGCCAGCACTGGCACTCCGGCATTTTTCGTTCACCCAGCTGAAGCCAGTCATGGCGACCTAGGAATGATCGGTGAACAGGATGTTGTTATAGCCCTGTCCAATTCTGGTGAAACCCATGAAGTCACTGCCCTGCTTCCGGTCATTAAACGTCGTGGCATTGAGTTAATTTCAATCACCAGCAATGACAACTCCAGCTTAGCCAAAGCCAGCGATATTCATATAAAGGTACAAGTCGAGCAGGAAGCCTGCCCTCACAACTTGGCACCGACGGCTTCAACCACAGCCGTTCTGGCTCTGGGCGATGCCATTGCTGTCAGTCTGCTTGAGGCAAGAGGCTTCACACCTGATGATTTTGCGCTATCTCACCCTGGCGGCAGTTTAGGCAAGCGCCTAATTATGCAAGTCAATGACCTGATGCATAGCGGTGATGCTTTCCCTTCGGTCAAGCCCAATATCTCAATTCGCAATGCGCTATTTGAAATGACGGATAAGCGTATGGGGATGACTACTGTTACTGACGAGCAAGGTAATTTATTAGGAATCTTCACCGATGGTGATTTACGTCGCGCCTTTGAACGAGATGTCGATATCGATGCACCTATCAGTGACGTTATGACCAAAGGATGCAAAACAGTAAAGACACAAACACTTGCTGTGGATGCGGTGAATCTGATGGAAGAAAGCAGCATCACATCCTTAATCGTGGTTGATGAAAACAGCAAGCCGTTGGGTGTCATTCATATGCACGATTTGCTGAAAGCAGGAGTTGTGTAA
- the zapE gene encoding cell division protein ZapE — protein sequence MRTIDLTPQQKYEQDLASGFAKDPAQAEAVAALQRVYDDLLDSRPSGGFMELVKRLLSSDLDPVKGLYMWGGVGRGKTWLMDTFFNCLPIKGKIRLHFHRFMHEVHNELKALAGEKNPLIKIADQLSQRARVICFDEFFVTDITDAMILGGLFKELFERNIVLVATSNIPPERLYWNGLQRERFLPAIELIQKHCQVLNVDGGTDYRLRTLEKAEIYHYPLDAAADSNMEQYFLQLSGEEGQQHCKLKVEGRLIDAVRLSDNVVWFTFDAICKTERSANDYIELSRNYHTVFVSRVPQMTDAINDAARRFIALVDEFYERHVKLIMSAEVAFEDLYVGKGLAFEFERTVSRLQEMQSKEYLAKEHLA from the coding sequence ATGCGCACAATCGATTTAACTCCTCAGCAGAAGTATGAGCAGGATCTGGCCAGCGGTTTTGCTAAAGACCCTGCGCAGGCAGAAGCTGTTGCCGCATTGCAGAGGGTTTACGATGATCTTCTAGACAGCCGACCGAGTGGTGGCTTTATGGAGTTAGTAAAACGTTTACTCTCTTCAGATCTCGACCCGGTTAAAGGATTATATATGTGGGGCGGGGTAGGTCGTGGCAAGACCTGGTTAATGGATACCTTTTTCAACTGCTTGCCGATTAAAGGTAAAATCCGACTTCATTTTCATCGCTTCATGCACGAGGTGCATAACGAACTAAAAGCCCTTGCTGGGGAAAAAAATCCGCTCATTAAGATTGCAGATCAGCTGTCGCAACGAGCACGTGTTATCTGTTTCGATGAGTTTTTCGTCACCGACATTACCGATGCGATGATTTTGGGCGGGCTCTTCAAGGAATTGTTTGAGCGCAATATTGTTCTGGTTGCAACTTCGAATATTCCCCCAGAACGACTCTACTGGAATGGCCTGCAGCGAGAACGTTTCTTACCGGCCATTGAACTGATACAAAAGCATTGTCAGGTCTTAAACGTGGATGGTGGCACTGACTATCGTCTTCGTACTTTGGAAAAGGCTGAAATTTATCATTACCCCTTGGACGCCGCTGCTGATAGCAATATGGAGCAGTACTTTCTACAGTTATCTGGTGAAGAAGGGCAACAGCATTGTAAACTCAAGGTTGAAGGGCGTTTAATTGATGCGGTTCGCCTGTCCGATAACGTGGTCTGGTTTACCTTTGATGCTATCTGCAAAACTGAGCGTTCAGCCAATGATTACATTGAACTATCGCGTAATTACCATACGGTGTTTGTTAGCAGAGTCCCGCAAATGACTGACGCGATAAATGATGCTGCACGCCGCTTCATTGCATTAGTGGACGAGTTTTATGAGCGTCACGTCAAGTTAATCATGTCTGCTGAAGTGGCTTTTGAAGATCTTTATGTAGGGAAGGGTTTGGCTTTCGAGTTCGAACGAACGGTTAGCCGACTGCAGGAGATGCAGAGTAAAGAGTATCTTGCCAAGGAGCATTTGGCTTAG
- the rplM gene encoding 50S ribosomal protein L13: MKTYSAKPETVKRDWFVVDASGKTLGRLATEVARRLKGKHKAEYTPHVDTGDYIIIINAEKVTVTGNKAQDKMYYRHSGYPGGIKETNFEKLQATKPEMIIEKAVKGMLPKNPLGRAMFRKLKVYAGSEHNHTAQQPIPLEI, translated from the coding sequence ATGAAAACATACAGTGCAAAGCCTGAAACTGTTAAGCGTGACTGGTTCGTAGTCGACGCTAGCGGCAAGACTTTAGGCCGCCTGGCGACTGAAGTAGCTCGCCGTTTGAAAGGCAAACACAAAGCAGAATATACGCCTCACGTTGATACTGGTGACTACATTATCATCATTAACGCTGAGAAAGTGACTGTGACTGGTAACAAGGCACAGGACAAAATGTATTATCGTCACTCTGGCTACCCAGGTGGCATTAAAGAAACCAACTTCGAGAAATTACAGGCGACTAAACCTGAAATGATCATCGAGAAAGCGGTAAAAGGTATGCTTCCTAAGAATCCTTTGGGCCGTGCGATGTTCCGCAAGTTGAAAGTTTACGCTGGCTCTGAGCACAATCATACTGCTCAGCAACCAATCCCATTAGAAATCTAA
- a CDS encoding calcium/sodium antiporter, whose protein sequence is MIEHIAYILVGITLLVWSADRFTDGAAAVAQNFGVSRLIVGLTIVAIGSSAPEIFVSILDSFKTCAPDVENCGPEVAIGNAIGSNITNVALVLGITALVKPLLINSGMIKREIPILFVVSFAVLYFFWDLRLSHIEGIILLSSLVAYFIWLVHMGIKSRATNDRMLEEIVDELPEQMSSPKAIFWLFLGLVLLVVSSKILIVGASGFALQMGVSETLIGLTIVALGTSLPELAASISAVLKNEHEIAIGNVVGSNIFNLLGVLGIPAVIAAPMVEKEILTIDYPVMFGLCILLAVLAYGIRGPGKINRLAGAILLAAFIGYYIVRVF, encoded by the coding sequence ATGATAGAACACATTGCCTATATTCTGGTTGGTATTACATTGCTGGTCTGGAGCGCTGATCGCTTTACCGATGGTGCCGCAGCAGTTGCTCAGAACTTTGGTGTTTCGCGCCTGATAGTAGGATTAACCATCGTCGCTATTGGCTCTTCTGCTCCTGAAATTTTTGTGTCGATTCTGGACTCTTTTAAAACCTGTGCGCCTGACGTCGAAAACTGCGGCCCAGAGGTCGCTATCGGCAATGCCATTGGTTCGAATATCACCAATGTGGCGCTGGTACTTGGTATCACTGCTCTGGTTAAGCCGCTTCTCATTAATTCAGGCATGATTAAGCGTGAAATTCCTATCCTGTTCGTGGTGTCATTTGCCGTTCTCTATTTCTTCTGGGACCTGCGACTGTCGCATATTGAAGGCATTATTCTGCTAAGTTCATTGGTGGCCTACTTTATCTGGCTGGTGCATATGGGTATCAAGTCACGTGCCACCAATGACCGTATGCTTGAAGAAATTGTTGACGAACTGCCAGAACAGATGTCGAGTCCAAAAGCAATTTTTTGGCTATTTTTAGGACTCGTTTTATTAGTTGTAAGCTCCAAGATCTTAATTGTGGGTGCCAGTGGTTTTGCCCTGCAGATGGGTGTTTCCGAAACCTTGATTGGTTTGACCATTGTGGCTCTGGGTACCAGCCTGCCGGAACTGGCAGCTTCAATTTCAGCCGTTTTGAAGAATGAGCATGAAATTGCGATAGGTAATGTTGTCGGCTCCAATATCTTTAACTTGCTAGGAGTTCTTGGGATTCCGGCAGTGATTGCTGCGCCAATGGTGGAGAAAGAAATTCTGACCATTGATTACCCGGTAATGTTCGGATTATGTATCCTTTTAGCAGTTTTAGCCTATGGTATTCGAGGGCCAGGTAAAATTAACCGACTTGCCGGTGCTATTTTACTTGCGGCCTTCATTGGGTATTATATAGTTCGCGTTTTCTAA
- a CDS encoding BolA family protein, protein MIEQIKSLIEKEIDCEELRVDGDGSHFQVIVVSKAFEGLRSVKKQQMVYAAVNEHIASGDIHALTIKAYTPEEWSKAKHFA, encoded by the coding sequence ATGATTGAACAGATAAAATCCCTGATTGAAAAAGAAATTGATTGTGAAGAGCTGCGAGTGGATGGTGATGGTAGTCATTTTCAGGTCATTGTTGTCAGCAAAGCCTTTGAGGGCTTACGCAGTGTTAAAAAACAGCAAATGGTATACGCTGCTGTAAATGAGCATATTGCCAGCGGTGATATCCATGCATTGACTATCAAGGCATACACGCCTGAAGAATGGTCAAAAGCTAAGCATTTTGCATAA
- a CDS encoding alpha/beta hydrolase: protein MNKNHFLIEGDNGDIEATLDQPDSPERNAIAVCCHPHPLHGGAMTNKVIYTVSRTLAGLGIPSVRFNFRGVGESQGEYDEGKGEQQDLIKVVEWMQQKYPGRPLWLAGFSFGSWIAALQAKKLGAQQLISIAPPVNRFSFDEFEIPDCPWLVVQGDADEVVDPKAVFQWLDDLPKQPEVIRMEGAGHFFHSRLVDLRESMEDKLQAHLPEEL, encoded by the coding sequence GTGAATAAAAATCATTTCTTGATAGAAGGTGATAACGGTGATATTGAAGCAACTCTTGATCAGCCTGACTCACCTGAACGCAATGCTATTGCTGTGTGTTGCCATCCTCATCCACTCCATGGCGGAGCCATGACCAATAAAGTAATCTACACGGTTTCAAGAACACTGGCCGGGCTAGGTATTCCTTCCGTTCGATTCAATTTTCGTGGTGTTGGAGAATCGCAAGGTGAATATGATGAAGGCAAGGGTGAGCAACAGGATTTGATTAAAGTTGTTGAATGGATGCAACAAAAATATCCAGGTCGCCCTCTATGGCTTGCCGGGTTTAGCTTTGGTTCCTGGATTGCAGCACTACAAGCTAAAAAATTAGGCGCTCAACAGCTGATCAGTATCGCGCCGCCAGTAAATCGCTTTAGTTTTGATGAGTTTGAAATTCCTGACTGTCCCTGGTTAGTGGTGCAGGGTGATGCTGATGAAGTGGTTGACCCGAAGGCTGTATTCCAATGGCTGGATGATTTGCCGAAGCAGCCCGAGGTAATTCGCATGGAAGGAGCGGGACATTTTTTTCATAGCCGATTAGTTGATCTGCGTGAATCTATGGAAGACAAATTACAGGCTCATTTGCCTGAAGAGTTATAA
- a CDS encoding DUF2238 domain-containing protein, whose product MTYNTKFLLTLSGIFLVIFILCAINPIDRTTWLLENILMFLLIAGMIGSYNKFRLSRISYFCIFLFLCFHEIGSHYTYSQVPYNQWTESVFGSPLNDWFGWERNHYDRFLHFAYGLLFAYPIREIFIRVVKVKGFWGYFLPLDLTLSTSAIYELIEWAAALVFGGDVGAAYLGTQGDVWDAHKDMALAGLGALIAMVTLAFINWRWQRDFAREWNESLTPQTSNPETL is encoded by the coding sequence ATGACCTATAACACAAAATTCTTACTGACTTTGAGCGGCATCTTTCTTGTTATCTTCATTCTATGTGCCATTAACCCAATCGACCGAACAACATGGCTCTTAGAAAATATACTGATGTTCCTGTTAATTGCAGGCATGATTGGCAGTTATAATAAATTCCGCCTTTCGAGAATATCCTACTTTTGTATATTTCTATTTCTGTGCTTTCATGAAATAGGTTCTCACTATACTTATTCGCAGGTACCTTATAACCAGTGGACTGAATCAGTTTTCGGATCACCTCTGAACGATTGGTTTGGTTGGGAACGTAATCATTATGACCGATTCCTACATTTTGCTTATGGCTTATTATTTGCTTACCCAATTCGTGAAATATTTATTCGTGTCGTTAAGGTTAAAGGATTCTGGGGCTACTTTTTGCCTTTGGATCTGACCTTGTCTACCTCAGCCATCTATGAACTTATTGAGTGGGCTGCAGCGCTTGTATTCGGTGGCGATGTTGGAGCCGCTTATCTTGGGACACAAGGTGATGTCTGGGATGCACATAAGGATATGGCTTTAGCTGGCTTAGGAGCTTTAATCGCCATGGTAACGTTGGCATTTATTAACTGGCGCTGGCAGCGAGACTTTGCTCGTGAGTGGAATGAAAGTCTTACACCTCAGACTTCAAACCCTGAAACCTTGTGA
- a CDS encoding ZapG family protein, translating to MSSPFIIFLLLIIAVAAFFFGRWHGVSQRSKALSEELKAKDEELNSLKDDVNKHFDETARLFSNVTEEYKLLYQHLASSANKLGNRKFDLKLSSNTSGLPGLSDAGSKPFEESVIDSEAKEISEHGFGPQQPRDYADDDMDDDYHPSHTVEKSEDAPQPDDITHADRAGNSKPEKESELADEKQDKSSTAATDKESKTGSNDKQQSTG from the coding sequence ATGTCCAGTCCATTTATTATCTTCTTGCTCCTTATTATTGCAGTTGCGGCTTTCTTCTTTGGTCGCTGGCATGGTGTGTCACAACGAAGTAAAGCGCTATCGGAAGAGCTAAAAGCTAAAGATGAAGAACTCAATTCATTAAAAGATGATGTGAACAAACACTTCGATGAAACTGCGCGCCTATTCAGTAACGTCACAGAAGAATATAAGTTGCTCTATCAGCACCTCGCCAGTAGCGCCAACAAATTAGGCAACCGGAAATTTGACCTTAAACTCAGTAGCAACACCAGTGGTCTACCAGGGCTGAGCGATGCTGGTAGCAAACCTTTTGAAGAATCCGTCATAGATAGCGAAGCAAAAGAGATCTCGGAACATGGTTTTGGCCCTCAGCAACCAAGAGATTATGCCGATGACGATATGGATGATGACTACCACCCAAGTCATACTGTTGAAAAATCTGAGGATGCTCCTCAGCCAGACGACATTACTCATGCGGATAGAGCTGGGAACTCTAAGCCTGAAAAAGAATCAGAGCTAGCTGACGAAAAACAGGACAAAAGTTCTACGGCAGCAACAGACAAGGAATCTAAAACAGGCTCCAATGATAAACAACAATCTACAGGCTAG
- the rpsI gene encoding 30S ribosomal protein S9, with product MAEQYYGTGRRKSSTARVFLRPGNGSITVNQRSLDEYFGRETSRMVVRQPLELTETLEKFDVYVTVAGGGGTGQAGAIRHGITRALMEYDEELRAPLRKAGFVTRDARAVERKKVGLHKARKRPQFSKR from the coding sequence ATGGCTGAACAATATTACGGAACAGGTCGTCGTAAAAGCTCTACAGCTCGCGTTTTCCTGCGTCCTGGGAATGGCTCAATTACCGTTAACCAGCGTAGTCTTGACGAGTATTTTGGTCGTGAAACATCGCGTATGGTGGTTCGTCAACCGCTTGAGCTAACTGAAACTCTAGAAAAATTTGATGTGTACGTAACTGTTGCTGGTGGCGGCGGTACTGGTCAAGCCGGTGCTATTCGTCACGGTATCACTCGTGCATTAATGGAGTATGATGAAGAATTGCGTGCTCCATTGCGTAAAGCTGGCTTCGTTACCCGTGACGCTCGTGCCGTTGAGCGTAAGAAAGTGGGTCTACATAAAGCACGTAAGCGCCCTCAGTTCTCGAAACGTTAA
- the petA gene encoding ubiquinol-cytochrome c reductase iron-sulfur subunit — protein sequence MSNQGVNKGRRNLLIGATSVVGAVGVIGAAVPFVRSWAPSAKAQSAGAPVAYDYTKLEVGQQITVEWRGKPVWVMRRDDKMLQSITKSEALVADPASEKPQQPEYCKNEYRSIEPDIFVAVGICTHLGCSPQLFADAGSLEGGWLGGYYCPCHGSKFDLAGRVYSGVPANANLEVPPYTIDTAAKMIVIGEEGGA from the coding sequence ATGAGTAATCAGGGCGTCAACAAAGGACGCAGAAATCTGCTAATCGGTGCTACTTCAGTAGTAGGTGCGGTTGGTGTGATTGGTGCGGCAGTACCTTTTGTTCGTTCCTGGGCACCAAGCGCCAAAGCGCAGTCTGCAGGTGCTCCAGTTGCGTATGACTACACAAAACTTGAGGTAGGACAGCAAATAACTGTGGAGTGGCGTGGTAAGCCTGTATGGGTTATGCGTCGTGACGACAAGATGTTACAAAGCATCACTAAAAGTGAAGCGCTTGTAGCGGATCCAGCGTCAGAAAAACCACAACAACCTGAATATTGTAAAAACGAATACCGTTCAATTGAGCCTGACATCTTTGTCGCGGTCGGTATTTGTACACACCTGGGTTGTTCACCGCAGCTTTTTGCAGATGCGGGTTCTTTAGAAGGTGGCTGGCTAGGTGGTTATTACTGCCCATGTCACGGTTCTAAGTTTGATTTGGCTGGCCGTGTTTATAGCGGTGTTCCAGCTAACGCTAACTTAGAAGTTCCTCCTTATACTATCGACACAGCAGCTAAAATGATTGTGATTGGTGAAGAGGGAGGTGCCTAA
- a CDS encoding HU family DNA-binding protein, with protein MADNKARKVTAVQEKFTKTQILNEISAQTGLTKKDVSAVLDELGVVIERHVKKRAVGEFTLPGLLKISTVKKPAVKARKGINPFTGEETMFKAKPASVAVKVRPLKKLKDMVK; from the coding sequence ATGGCAGATAATAAAGCCCGCAAAGTTACAGCGGTTCAAGAAAAATTCACAAAAACTCAAATCCTTAATGAAATCTCAGCACAAACAGGCCTAACCAAGAAAGACGTTTCAGCGGTTCTAGACGAGCTAGGCGTAGTTATTGAGCGCCACGTAAAAAAGCGTGCGGTTGGTGAGTTCACGCTACCTGGCCTACTAAAAATCAGCACAGTTAAAAAGCCAGCTGTAAAAGCTCGTAAAGGTATCAACCCTTTCACTGGTGAAGAAACCATGTTCAAAGCAAAGCCAGCCAGCGTTGCAGTTAAAGTACGCCCACTTAAGAAATTAAAGGATATGGTTAAGTAA
- the kdsC gene encoding 3-deoxy-manno-octulosonate-8-phosphatase KdsC, translating to MSNPMSRPSYPDSVVDKAQKIKLVICDVDGVLSNGQVIIGNHGEEFKTFNIKDGFGIKCLQKSGIAVAIITGRNSKIVEKRCQELGIEHYHQGQSDKQKAFDSLCEKLSVTPEEVCHIGDDLPDLPLLLQVGLGVTVADGHWLMQQHADWITQHNGGFGAVREVCDLILESQNKLEAIHQEYLAAGKISEVKE from the coding sequence ATGAGTAACCCAATGAGCAGACCCAGCTACCCAGATTCTGTTGTAGACAAGGCACAGAAAATTAAGCTCGTAATTTGTGATGTTGATGGTGTGCTGAGTAATGGTCAGGTCATTATTGGCAACCATGGTGAAGAATTCAAAACGTTTAACATCAAAGATGGCTTCGGTATCAAGTGCCTGCAAAAATCAGGAATCGCTGTTGCCATTATTACCGGCCGTAATTCAAAAATTGTCGAAAAGCGTTGTCAGGAACTTGGTATTGAGCACTACCACCAGGGTCAATCTGACAAACAAAAGGCTTTCGATTCCTTATGTGAGAAGCTATCGGTAACTCCAGAAGAAGTTTGCCACATTGGAGATGATCTGCCGGATCTGCCGTTATTACTGCAAGTAGGTTTAGGAGTCACGGTCGCTGATGGTCACTGGTTAATGCAGCAGCATGCTGACTGGATCACGCAACATAACGGTGGCTTTGGAGCTGTGCGCGAAGTGTGCGACTTGATTCTTGAGAGTCAGAACAAGCTGGAAGCCATTCATCAGGAATATCTGGCTGCCGGAAAAATATCCGAGGTTAAAGAATGA
- a CDS encoding S1C family serine protease gives MQFLTYIGYIIKYLLVGLGIAALFIVFIPGRFSINSPAQQTTDTGQVAQQSAPFSGYADMLDKARPAVVSIQARSKLYPLNDPECQNSLRAIPSGTNACAFLNNGSGVFIDEQGHIVTNAHVLDKAESIIVELLSGHKFAARVIGLDKDSDLALLKVDYQPQHILPLGTEDKSRVGDIVFAIGTPYMAFEQTVTQGIISAKFFSRVSHYIQTDAALRSGNSGGALVNSQGELVGITALSSRDESGEKTYQNFAIAAADVQHVVNELLENGVVQRGWLGLNGDMTINFRSIVQEMNLPLPQQQMLASQIEQLPFGQGIVITAVNGNGPADKAGLQALDIITEVNGKPINSTADLMAAIWNVAPETEIQLEYYRAGQKNQTEVVLGYRD, from the coding sequence ATGCAATTTCTTACCTACATTGGTTACATTATTAAATATCTTTTGGTCGGCCTTGGCATTGCCGCCCTCTTTATCGTGTTTATACCCGGACGCTTTTCAATCAATAGCCCAGCTCAACAAACCACTGACACTGGGCAGGTAGCACAACAGTCCGCACCCTTCTCAGGATATGCCGATATGCTGGATAAAGCTCGTCCAGCTGTTGTATCAATTCAGGCTCGTTCTAAGCTATATCCTTTGAATGATCCTGAGTGCCAGAATAGCTTACGAGCAATTCCATCAGGTACCAATGCCTGCGCCTTTCTTAATAATGGTTCAGGAGTCTTTATTGATGAGCAAGGCCATATCGTAACCAATGCTCATGTGCTGGATAAGGCTGAGTCAATTATCGTGGAGCTACTCAGCGGACACAAGTTTGCTGCCAGGGTCATTGGTCTAGATAAGGACTCAGATCTGGCCCTATTAAAAGTAGACTATCAACCGCAACATATTTTACCCCTTGGCACAGAAGATAAAAGCCGGGTTGGTGACATCGTATTTGCGATTGGTACCCCTTATATGGCCTTTGAACAAACGGTGACCCAGGGCATCATCAGTGCCAAGTTTTTCTCTCGGGTATCTCACTATATTCAAACCGATGCCGCTCTTCGCTCAGGAAACTCAGGCGGTGCGCTGGTAAATAGTCAGGGAGAACTGGTTGGTATCACAGCTTTAAGCTCACGCGACGAGTCTGGAGAAAAAACTTATCAGAACTTTGCGATTGCAGCGGCTGACGTACAGCATGTGGTGAATGAGTTGTTAGAAAATGGTGTGGTCCAAAGAGGCTGGCTTGGGCTCAATGGAGATATGACCATCAACTTCCGCTCTATCGTTCAGGAAATGAACTTACCTCTCCCACAGCAGCAAATGCTGGCATCTCAAATTGAACAGTTACCGTTCGGACAAGGGATTGTGATCACTGCCGTTAATGGCAATGGCCCAGCGGATAAAGCCGGCTTGCAGGCGCTGGACATTATTACCGAGGTAAATGGCAAACCTATCAACAGCACCGCTGATTTAATGGCAGCAATTTGGAATGTAGCCCCTGAAACCGAGATACAGCTTGAGTATTATCGTGCTGGTCAGAAAAATCAGACAGAAGTCGTATTAGGCTATCGAGACTAA